The following proteins come from a genomic window of Pseudomonas sp. MAG733B:
- the cyoD gene encoding cytochrome o ubiquinol oxidase subunit IV, giving the protein MANPAHSHHGHDDAGHGSYKSYAIGFILSVILTVIPFGLVMYPSLPKSITLLIVLVFAIVQVLVHLVYFLHLDRSAAQRNNVIAFVFAAIVIVLLVGLSLWIMFSIHTYMMAK; this is encoded by the coding sequence ATGGCTAACCCAGCTCATTCCCACCACGGCCACGATGACGCCGGTCACGGCAGCTACAAGTCGTACGCCATCGGTTTCATCCTGTCGGTGATCCTGACCGTCATTCCATTCGGTCTGGTGATGTACCCGTCGCTGCCGAAGTCGATCACCCTGTTGATCGTCCTCGTGTTCGCGATCGTCCAGGTGCTGGTGCACCTGGTGTACTTCCTGCACCTGGACCGTTCGGCCGCGCAGCGTAACAACGTGATCGCGTTTGTCTTCGCCGCGATCGTAATCGTCCTGCTGGTTGGCCTGTCGCTGTGGATCATGTTCAGCATCCACACGTACATGATGGCGAAGTGA
- the cyoE gene encoding heme o synthase yields MSLKHFIQITKPGIIFGNVLSVAGGFFLASKGHVDLAVFLAAMIGTSLVVASGCVFNNCIDRDIDIKMERTKNRVLVQGLISLKLALIYATVLGVLGVALLYKVANPLAALFAVIGFVIYVGFYSLYLKRKSVHGTLVGSLSGAMPPVIGYVAVSNTFDMAALTLLVMFSLWQMPHSYAIAIFRFNDYLAASIPVLPVKRGIQVAKKHILIYILAFLVATLMLTFSGYAGMSYLAVAAAMGMYWLYMAWTGYKAVDDTVWARKLFVFSIFTITALSVMMSLDFKVPAELLLTYAP; encoded by the coding sequence ATGTCGCTCAAGCACTTTATCCAAATCACCAAACCGGGGATCATTTTCGGTAACGTGCTTTCTGTGGCAGGCGGGTTCTTCCTGGCCTCGAAAGGGCATGTCGATCTGGCCGTCTTTCTGGCAGCCATGATCGGCACGTCCCTGGTCGTCGCCTCCGGTTGCGTTTTCAACAACTGCATCGACCGCGACATCGACATCAAGATGGAACGCACCAAGAACCGGGTGCTGGTACAGGGCTTGATCTCCCTGAAACTGGCCCTGATCTATGCGACCGTCCTGGGTGTTCTCGGCGTTGCGTTGTTGTACAAGGTGGCCAACCCGTTGGCCGCTTTGTTCGCGGTGATCGGCTTCGTGATCTACGTCGGCTTCTACAGCCTGTACCTCAAGCGCAAGTCGGTTCACGGCACGCTGGTGGGCAGTCTGTCGGGCGCCATGCCGCCAGTGATTGGTTATGTCGCAGTCAGCAACACCTTCGACATGGCTGCACTGACGCTGCTGGTGATGTTCAGCCTGTGGCAGATGCCGCATTCCTACGCCATCGCGATCTTCCGCTTCAACGATTACCTGGCCGCATCGATTCCGGTGCTGCCAGTGAAGCGCGGGATTCAAGTGGCCAAGAAGCACATCCTGATCTACATCCTGGCCTTCCTCGTGGCGACCTTGATGCTGACCTTCAGCGGCTACGCCGGCATGAGCTACCTCGCCGTCGCCGCGGCCATGGGCATGTACTGGTTGTACATGGCCTGGACCGGCTACAAGGCAGTGGATGACACGGTCTGGGCACGCAAGCTGTTCGTGTTCTCGATCTTCACCATTACCGCGTTGAGCGTGATGATGTCCCTGGACTTCAAAGTGCCGGCCGAGCTGTTGCTGACGTACGCGCCTTAA
- a CDS encoding DUF6036 family nucleotidyltransferase, with the protein MELPEVITPRISTDTALGQALISMFKSVEAELELESAGPGAVKIILFGGCAVHLYTHHRFSTDVDAEIYEANVPEGLHLQTMLAEIPEQFVDERSGRLMELNYDLQYNTSFGPIHEDYWERSLPFTEFPAESPLHLHVAAPVDIAISKLGRATDQDIGDIKALLRAGFILSSEFRRLALQAIDVYVGNKEPPISVLTNILHDYLESTDDEAS; encoded by the coding sequence ATGGAACTGCCAGAGGTAATTACCCCGCGTATTAGTACAGATACAGCGTTGGGGCAGGCTTTGATTTCGATGTTCAAATCTGTCGAAGCGGAACTGGAGCTTGAGAGCGCAGGACCAGGGGCGGTCAAAATTATTCTGTTCGGTGGCTGCGCTGTTCATCTTTACACCCATCATCGTTTTTCCACCGACGTCGATGCAGAAATTTATGAGGCTAATGTTCCCGAAGGCCTGCACTTGCAAACCATGCTCGCAGAAATACCCGAGCAGTTTGTTGATGAGCGATCAGGTCGATTGATGGAGCTGAACTACGACCTGCAATACAACACCAGTTTTGGCCCCATTCATGAGGACTATTGGGAACGAAGCCTTCCCTTTACAGAGTTCCCGGCGGAGTCCCCGCTGCATCTTCATGTTGCGGCGCCTGTCGACATTGCCATCTCCAAGCTGGGCAGGGCGACCGACCAGGACATTGGTGATATCAAGGCACTTCTCAGGGCTGGTTTCATCCTGAGTAGCGAGTTTCGTCGACTGGCATTGCAGGCGATTGATGTATATGTTGGAAACAAGGAGCCACCCATCTCCGTCCTCACAAATATTTTGCATGACTATCTGGAGAGCACAGATGACGAAGCCTCATAG
- a CDS encoding PLP-dependent aminotransferase family protein, translating to MQVQRAVIAAIEFQPGVPLVQQIVDQLTVAISQGGLPHGSRLPPIRELSDLMNVGKSTVVDALDRLRAKGLVVSRQGSGHYVHRSSATIQPDAGPDLLPQDTLSVVRRAVLLDNGALRPGAGFLPSSWLPAEELLKAVRGTLRATTLRMGEYGNASGYLPLRQALRVKMATLGIEAPVEQIITTANTVQAIDMLMRLLVKPGDTVLLDDPCYFTMHTNLAWHGVKVITIRRECDGMDLDAFEQLLIAHRPVLYMTNNALHNPTGHSFTSAQVYRLVELSHRYNFHILEDDLYCDMQQRRTPRLAASGLDNVSYVSGFSKTLTANSRVSFAVLSPQLAARMVTLKMACGGMTSEMAEQIICTMLSDGSYTKHMRRTVDRLYESNSRVAAWLGEAGCSVSSLPGEGLYIWTRLPEGYKAECLARKGLEIELVLAPGTMLSKAADANQFLRFNVAHSDHVQVRERFFRLLDKPHK from the coding sequence ATGCAGGTTCAGCGCGCAGTGATCGCCGCCATCGAGTTCCAGCCGGGTGTACCGCTGGTGCAGCAGATCGTCGATCAATTGACCGTAGCAATCAGTCAGGGCGGCCTGCCCCACGGCTCCAGGCTGCCGCCGATTCGCGAACTCTCCGACTTGATGAACGTGGGCAAATCCACGGTGGTCGATGCCCTCGACCGCTTGCGGGCCAAGGGTCTGGTGGTGTCGCGCCAAGGTTCTGGGCATTACGTGCACCGCTCCAGCGCCACGATCCAGCCCGATGCCGGCCCGGACCTGCTCCCGCAAGACACCCTCAGCGTGGTGCGCCGCGCGGTGCTGCTGGACAATGGCGCGCTGCGCCCGGGGGCCGGTTTCCTGCCTTCCTCCTGGTTGCCGGCCGAAGAATTGCTCAAAGCCGTGCGCGGAACGCTTCGCGCGACCACCCTGCGCATGGGCGAGTACGGCAACGCCAGCGGTTACCTGCCACTGCGCCAGGCGCTGCGGGTCAAAATGGCGACCCTGGGCATCGAAGCGCCGGTGGAACAGATCATCACCACCGCCAACACTGTTCAAGCCATCGACATGCTGATGCGCCTGCTGGTCAAACCCGGCGACACGGTGCTGCTCGACGACCCTTGCTACTTCACGATGCACACCAATCTGGCGTGGCACGGGGTCAAGGTCATCACCATCCGCCGCGAATGTGACGGCATGGACCTGGACGCGTTCGAGCAATTGCTGATCGCCCATCGTCCCGTGCTCTACATGACCAACAACGCCCTGCACAACCCGACCGGGCATTCGTTCACTTCGGCGCAGGTATACCGCTTGGTGGAGTTGAGCCATCGCTACAACTTCCACATCCTCGAAGACGATTTGTACTGCGACATGCAGCAACGTCGAACGCCACGCCTGGCCGCGAGCGGGCTGGACAATGTCTCTTACGTCTCAGGCTTCTCCAAGACCCTGACCGCCAACAGCCGCGTCAGCTTCGCGGTGCTGTCACCGCAACTGGCGGCGCGGATGGTGACCCTGAAAATGGCCTGCGGCGGCATGACCTCGGAAATGGCCGAGCAGATCATCTGCACCATGCTCAGCGACGGCAGCTACACCAAACACATGCGGCGCACGGTGGATCGCCTCTACGAGTCGAACAGCCGGGTGGCGGCGTGGCTGGGCGAAGCCGGGTGTTCGGTGTCGTCCTTGCCGGGGGAAGGGTTATACATCTGGACTCGACTGCCGGAGGGATACAAAGCCGAATGCCTGGCCAGAAAGGGACTGGAAATCGAACTGGTGCTGGCGCCGGGAACCATGCTCAGCAAGGCGGCGGATGCCAATCAGTTTCTGCGGTTCAACGTGGCGCACAGTGATCATGTGCAGGTGCGCGAGCGGTTTTTCCGGTTGCTGGACAAGCCGCACAAATAA
- a CDS encoding biotin carboxylase: MNTTSCVVVVGYNGSRVHDIPKLRELCKSLYNARLILLVEQIQPFDEQVADHVCSTSLAEKDVAASLELVVGCLNADRWKLIGVLPFSDRGVLLGAALASHFGLPGITPAEARAGLDKQIFRQLEAAASTSPDDYRPVLSVRIESLPELRQRVIELGGKAFIKPACEGASRGCRVIRHPTECDEAWQALKPYREGGIVLEELIQNAREYSWDYVAGSTWITEKTTTEGAYRAEIQQVVPAPLAADAQARLMAAGRHMAGLVAQDNGAWHNEVFHRANHRTSAVETNMRPGGMHIWDLACQAFVDFNPWERWVRWAVEGQVDSHDPVPRGYCGIRLLRASAGGLLRDVPDIQALARSLGIELVEAVLSKRIGDSVTALVKDNFSFIGHIVLFNEDYERLNHDLLRLAEAVESRVGITSLAPSVRAVG, encoded by the coding sequence ATGAATACGACTTCATGCGTAGTAGTGGTGGGGTACAACGGCAGTCGGGTCCACGATATCCCGAAGTTGCGAGAACTGTGCAAGTCGCTCTACAACGCTCGTTTGATCCTGCTGGTCGAGCAGATCCAGCCTTTTGACGAACAGGTTGCCGATCACGTTTGCAGCACATCGCTGGCGGAGAAAGACGTCGCGGCTTCGCTGGAACTGGTGGTCGGCTGCCTGAATGCTGACCGCTGGAAGCTGATCGGCGTGCTGCCGTTTTCTGATCGCGGCGTGTTGCTCGGTGCCGCGCTGGCCAGCCATTTCGGCTTGCCCGGCATTACGCCGGCCGAAGCGCGGGCGGGGTTGGACAAGCAGATTTTCCGTCAGCTCGAAGCGGCGGCCAGCACATCTCCTGATGATTATCGCCCAGTGCTTTCCGTACGGATCGAAAGCCTGCCGGAGCTGCGCCAGCGGGTGATCGAACTGGGCGGCAAGGCGTTCATCAAGCCCGCCTGCGAAGGCGCCAGCCGTGGCTGCCGCGTCATCCGTCACCCGACCGAATGCGATGAGGCGTGGCAAGCGCTCAAGCCCTATCGCGAGGGCGGCATCGTACTCGAAGAGTTGATTCAGAACGCCCGTGAATACAGCTGGGATTATGTCGCGGGAAGCACCTGGATCACCGAAAAAACCACCACCGAAGGCGCCTACCGCGCCGAGATCCAGCAAGTGGTGCCTGCACCGTTGGCGGCTGATGCACAGGCTCGATTGATGGCGGCCGGCCGGCACATGGCGGGGCTGGTCGCGCAGGACAACGGTGCCTGGCACAACGAAGTTTTCCACAGGGCCAATCATCGCACCTCGGCCGTCGAAACCAACATGCGCCCCGGTGGCATGCATATCTGGGATCTGGCGTGTCAGGCGTTCGTCGATTTCAACCCGTGGGAACGTTGGGTCCGTTGGGCCGTGGAAGGCCAGGTCGATAGCCATGACCCGGTGCCTCGCGGCTACTGCGGCATTCGCCTGCTGCGGGCTAGCGCCGGTGGCCTCTTGCGCGATGTGCCGGACATCCAGGCCCTGGCCCGATCGCTGGGCATCGAACTGGTGGAGGCGGTGCTGAGCAAGCGTATCGGTGATTCGGTCACTGCCTTGGTGAAAGACAATTTCTCGTTCATCGGCCACATCGTGTTGTTCAACGAGGACTACGAGCGGCTCAATCATGACCTGTTGCGGCTGGCCGAAGCGGTCGAATCACGCGTCGGCATCACCAGCCTGGCACCGTCCGTAAGGGCCGTGGGTTGA
- a CDS encoding RidA family protein translates to MISHMTCDERFIALAQEFGYDIYGENTAGGHYAPLIRHHDELYISGLVPRMDGKIHYPGRVGRDLNMADAQAAASISAMRGLALIVDAIGSLDKIKSLIRVTVYVRCTEDFVDLSEVANGASDVFSHVLGDAGKHTRTTVGVYQLPKNAAIEVDMIVALRPSAL, encoded by the coding sequence ATGATTTCGCACATGACCTGTGATGAACGCTTCATCGCGCTGGCACAGGAATTCGGTTATGACATCTACGGCGAGAACACCGCTGGCGGGCATTACGCGCCGCTGATTCGTCACCACGATGAACTGTATATCAGCGGTCTGGTGCCGCGCATGGACGGCAAGATCCACTATCCGGGCCGGGTGGGGCGGGACCTCAACATGGCGGATGCGCAAGCGGCCGCCAGCATCAGTGCGATGCGCGGGTTGGCGCTGATCGTTGATGCCATCGGTTCGCTGGACAAGATCAAGTCGCTGATCCGGGTGACGGTGTATGTGAGGTGCACCGAGGATTTTGTCGACCTCAGCGAAGTCGCCAACGGTGCGTCGGATGTATTCAGTCACGTGCTGGGTGATGCCGGAAAACATACACGGACTACCGTGGGTGTTTACCAGTTGCCAAAAAATGCGGCGATCGAAGTTGATATGATCGTGGCGCTGCGCCCTTCAGCGTTATAA
- a CDS encoding cupin domain-containing protein, translating to MNNVQGAFFSYKDFRQSLDRQPIKPRVWKAAELTDMRQTLEASDIDIVALAHDNNLEGCQLTPGMAVSMQWLVPGSTLTGHAHAWWHLFIIQSGCGALTLGDADEVSVSPGDVLLVPAWTRHGFVNTSATEPLAMLNLSNMPQMALLSNHVDNVGLIPRQR from the coding sequence ATGAATAACGTTCAGGGTGCGTTTTTTTCATATAAAGACTTTCGCCAGAGTTTAGATCGGCAGCCAATCAAACCACGGGTGTGGAAGGCTGCTGAACTTACCGATATGCGTCAGACCCTTGAGGCCAGCGACATCGATATTGTTGCGCTGGCCCACGATAACAACCTCGAAGGTTGCCAATTGACGCCCGGAATGGCGGTGTCCATGCAGTGGCTGGTGCCGGGTTCAACACTCACCGGCCATGCCCATGCTTGGTGGCATCTGTTCATCATCCAATCGGGCTGCGGCGCGTTGACACTGGGCGATGCCGATGAGGTGAGCGTCAGCCCCGGCGACGTGTTGCTGGTGCCGGCCTGGACCCGGCATGGTTTCGTCAACACCAGCGCAACCGAGCCGTTGGCCATGCTCAACCTCAGCAACATGCCGCAGATGGCATTGCTGTCCAACCATGTCGACAACGTTGGCTTGATCCCCCGTCAACGGTAA
- the yfcF gene encoding glutathione transferase — protein MESAKLKLYLGADYVSAFAMSAYVALKEKQLSFELVTVDLKARENYQVNYRDLSLTCKIPVLVHEGFALSESSAIAEYLEELAPCSKRIYPQDIKQRARARQLQAWLRSDLLVVRKERPFDLVYFGKKDTPLSDDARAAVDRLFFVADHLLEEGAEHLFGDWSIADTDLAIMLNRLVANGDPVPARLAAYVRRQWDRDSVRAWMDIERKAPAIA, from the coding sequence ATGGAAAGTGCGAAGTTGAAACTGTATCTCGGCGCAGATTATGTCAGCGCTTTTGCGATGTCGGCTTATGTGGCGCTCAAGGAAAAGCAACTTTCGTTTGAGCTTGTAACAGTGGATTTGAAAGCTCGCGAAAACTATCAGGTAAATTATCGCGATCTTTCATTGACCTGCAAAATCCCGGTATTAGTTCACGAAGGTTTTGCGCTGTCGGAATCTTCAGCCATTGCCGAATACCTGGAAGAACTCGCTCCATGCTCGAAAAGAATTTACCCGCAAGACATCAAACAGCGCGCTCGGGCTCGTCAACTTCAGGCCTGGTTGCGCAGCGATCTGCTGGTGGTGCGCAAGGAGCGTCCGTTTGATCTGGTCTATTTCGGCAAGAAGGACACGCCACTGTCCGACGACGCCCGGGCCGCTGTCGACCGACTGTTCTTCGTGGCCGATCACTTGCTGGAAGAGGGTGCTGAGCACCTGTTCGGTGACTGGAGCATCGCCGACACCGACCTGGCAATCATGCTCAACCGACTCGTTGCCAATGGTGACCCGGTGCCTGCGCGACTCGCGGCGTATGTGCGCCGTCAGTGGGATCGCGACAGCGTTCGGGCATGGATGGACATAGAGCGCAAAGCGCCGGCCATCGCGTAA
- a CDS encoding lysine 2,3-aminomutase yields the protein MQGLSEHERYKPYNARTIRDTPYWDKLTPALQEAMTVVARVMPFRTNEYVLGTLIDWNNIPDDPIFRMTFPHKDMLLADEYASLKQLIDQDDAAAIKRRIEAIWLRMNPHPAGQLTHNGATLDGKVLAGIQHKYRETVLFFPGAGQTCHAYCTFCFRWAQFIGEEELKFNARESQELVSYLQVHTEVTDVLITGGDPMIMNTRSLAGYIEPLLALPHIKSIRIGTKSVAYWPQRFVSDKDAPELLELFRRIIAAGKNLSVMGHYNHPVEIRQDIARQAVERIRSTGATLRMQAPVIRHINENPADWADLWTEGVRLGAVPYYMFVERDTGPSHYFAMPLARAFEIFQAAYRTVSGLARTVRGPSMSTFYGKVLINGIETVAGEKVFVLQFLQARDPQWVLRTFYARFDPQATWFDQLRPAFGERAFFFQTEPELLLATAPELIPVLLQTA from the coding sequence ATGCAAGGACTGTCGGAGCACGAACGCTACAAACCCTACAACGCACGCACCATTCGCGACACACCGTACTGGGACAAGCTGACCCCGGCATTGCAGGAAGCCATGACCGTCGTGGCCCGGGTCATGCCGTTTCGCACCAACGAATACGTACTGGGGACGCTGATCGACTGGAACAACATCCCGGACGATCCGATTTTTCGCATGACCTTTCCCCACAAGGACATGTTGCTGGCGGATGAATACGCATCGCTCAAGCAACTGATCGACCAGGATGACGCCGCTGCGATCAAACGGCGGATCGAAGCGATCTGGTTGCGCATGAACCCGCATCCGGCCGGGCAACTGACGCACAACGGCGCGACCCTCGACGGAAAAGTCCTCGCGGGCATTCAGCACAAGTACCGCGAGACCGTGTTGTTTTTCCCCGGTGCCGGTCAGACGTGTCATGCGTACTGCACGTTCTGTTTCCGCTGGGCGCAGTTCATCGGTGAAGAAGAGCTCAAGTTCAACGCCCGTGAGTCCCAGGAGCTGGTGAGTTACCTGCAAGTGCACACCGAAGTCACCGACGTGCTGATCACCGGCGGCGATCCGATGATCATGAACACCCGTTCGCTGGCCGGATACATCGAGCCGCTGCTGGCGCTGCCGCACATCAAGAGCATCCGCATCGGCACCAAATCCGTGGCGTACTGGCCGCAGCGATTTGTCAGCGACAAGGACGCGCCCGAGTTGCTCGAACTGTTCCGGCGGATCATCGCGGCGGGGAAAAACCTCTCGGTCATGGGCCACTACAACCACCCGGTGGAGATCCGCCAGGACATCGCCCGCCAGGCTGTCGAACGTATTCGCTCCACGGGTGCAACGTTGCGCATGCAAGCACCGGTGATTCGCCACATCAACGAAAACCCCGCCGATTGGGCGGATCTCTGGACCGAGGGCGTGCGGCTCGGTGCGGTGCCTTATTACATGTTCGTCGAGCGTGACACCGGCCCCAGCCACTACTTCGCGATGCCGTTGGCCCGGGCGTTCGAAATCTTTCAGGCGGCGTACCGCACGGTCTCCGGATTGGCGCGCACGGTGCGCGGGCCTTCCATGAGCACCTTCTACGGCAAGGTGTTGATCAACGGCATCGAGACCGTCGCCGGGGAAAAAGTCTTCGTGCTGCAGTTCCTCCAGGCCCGCGATCCGCAATGGGTGTTGCGCACCTTTTATGCCCGCTTCGACCCGCAGGCGACCTGGTTCGATCAGTTGCGCCCGGCCTTCGGCGAGCGAGCGTTTTTCTTTCAGACCGAGCCGGAGCTTTTGCTGGCAACAGCGCCGGAATTGATACCGGTCCTGCTGCAAACGGCGTAG
- a CDS encoding branched-chain amino acid aminotransferase, whose amino-acid sequence MSGIPFDQREGMIWLDGEFVEWSQARLHVLTHGLHYASTVYEGERVYNGKIFKLREHTERLYRSAQLMDFAIPFEPAELEAASHQLLQRNNVADGYLRPVAWRGSEMISTSARFNRVHVAIACWQWPSYFDPAARMDGIRLKTATWRRPPPSSSPFEAKASGHYQIATLSKHDAENNGYHDALMLDWRGRIAEATSANVFFVKGRTLHTPTPDCFLDGITRQTVIELAKALDYQVVERMILPTELGDFDECFLTGTAAEITPVQSIDEQHYQPGDACRDLIAAYTSTVNA is encoded by the coding sequence ATGAGCGGCATCCCGTTTGATCAGCGCGAGGGAATGATCTGGCTCGACGGCGAGTTCGTCGAGTGGTCCCAGGCACGCCTGCATGTGTTGACCCACGGCTTGCATTACGCAAGTACGGTGTACGAAGGGGAGCGCGTGTACAACGGCAAGATCTTCAAGCTGCGCGAACACACCGAGCGCCTGTATCGCTCGGCGCAGTTGATGGATTTTGCCATCCCGTTTGAGCCCGCCGAACTGGAGGCCGCCAGTCACCAATTGCTGCAGCGCAATAACGTTGCCGACGGTTACTTGCGGCCGGTGGCCTGGCGCGGAAGCGAGATGATTTCCACCTCGGCACGCTTCAACCGCGTGCATGTGGCGATCGCCTGTTGGCAGTGGCCGAGCTACTTCGACCCGGCGGCGCGTATGGACGGCATTCGCCTGAAGACGGCGACGTGGCGCCGTCCGCCGCCGAGCAGCAGCCCCTTCGAAGCCAAGGCCTCAGGGCATTACCAGATTGCCACGCTGAGCAAGCACGATGCGGAAAACAATGGTTATCACGACGCCTTGATGCTCGACTGGCGCGGGCGCATCGCCGAAGCCACCAGTGCCAATGTGTTCTTCGTCAAAGGCAGGACGCTGCACACGCCGACGCCGGATTGTTTTCTCGATGGCATCACGCGCCAGACCGTGATCGAGCTGGCCAAAGCGCTCGACTATCAAGTGGTCGAACGTATGATTTTGCCCACGGAGCTTGGCGACTTCGACGAGTGTTTTCTCACAGGCACCGCCGCCGAAATCACCCCGGTGCAGAGCATCGACGAGCAGCACTACCAACCGGGCGATGCCTGCCGCGATTTGATTGCCGCTTACACCTCAACCGTCAACGCCTGA
- a CDS encoding TauD/TfdA family dioxygenase, with product MSDQGIVASKPYVSLGHRHEELARRGWTVLTPGEFAHDVVGTLHEFGPVIPQFNGQVAFAITRKPGYEALPYSQSMNGIGPHTEAPVYGPPPRYLALHCHKQATCGGGHTGLVDGYAFLKSLEHTEPKLREWLDDTPVEFVATAKPGEPAQTRVREYILTPTAEGDIFRFSYNQFHYGDVNPSEEALQQSQVANNNSPLARFAVLGEAYFVEHNVPVLIPDGCMLIWDNWRMIHARSRYTDPARNLTRYWLA from the coding sequence ATGTCAGATCAAGGGATTGTTGCGTCCAAACCTTATGTTTCGCTGGGCCATCGCCATGAAGAATTGGCGCGTCGTGGCTGGACGGTGCTTACGCCGGGGGAATTTGCCCACGATGTTGTAGGCACACTGCACGAGTTCGGTCCGGTTATTCCGCAGTTCAACGGGCAGGTAGCGTTTGCCATTACCCGCAAGCCGGGCTACGAAGCCCTGCCGTATTCCCAGAGCATGAACGGCATCGGTCCGCACACCGAAGCGCCGGTGTACGGCCCGCCGCCGCGCTACCTGGCCTTGCACTGCCATAAACAGGCCACGTGCGGTGGCGGGCACACGGGATTGGTGGACGGTTACGCGTTCTTGAAGTCGCTTGAGCACACCGAACCGAAACTGCGTGAATGGCTCGATGACACGCCCGTGGAATTCGTCGCCACCGCCAAGCCGGGTGAACCGGCGCAGACGCGGGTCAGGGAATACATCCTGACGCCTACAGCCGAAGGAGACATTTTCCGCTTCAGCTACAACCAGTTTCACTACGGCGATGTGAATCCGTCGGAGGAAGCTTTGCAGCAGTCGCAAGTCGCCAACAACAACTCGCCACTGGCCAGGTTTGCCGTGCTGGGTGAAGCGTATTTCGTCGAGCACAACGTTCCGGTGCTGATTCCCGACGGATGCATGCTGATTTGGGACAACTGGCGGATGATTCACGCCCGCAGCCGATACACTGACCCGGCGCGCAACCTGACCCGCTACTGGCTGGCCTGA
- a CDS encoding diiron oxygenase encodes MQTAIEIAQVDHQLIMRLNQAWTKRATVCSPDKAQVNEVFDPARPDYPECMVPFFHHPKFQALSDELKSSVVTWGWIGYNLRTVTAEEHVVNPALSVIANQYLGKDDWHFREAMQQTLIDEHYHTLMHLRAIERTKLDRALDRDLDLPPSITYLRLKALREELPEQWQRDLAAITFAVVAEISVNAYLDLLADDQTIQPQNRRVAELHNRDEYAHSKVLAEVAKVMYANMQPEQRAFFAGHLSVALSAFIAQDYSMWEAILTQLGVTDAASIIADTRESNKNATIMRDYSGLHKLAHDLGISEQIDFDFRPTLKATAAA; translated from the coding sequence ATGCAAACAGCAATCGAGATCGCCCAGGTCGATCATCAACTGATCATGCGGCTCAATCAGGCCTGGACCAAGCGCGCCACGGTGTGTTCGCCGGACAAGGCCCAGGTCAACGAAGTGTTCGACCCCGCCCGCCCGGATTACCCGGAGTGCATGGTGCCGTTTTTTCATCATCCGAAATTCCAGGCCTTGAGCGATGAGCTCAAAAGCAGCGTGGTGACCTGGGGCTGGATCGGCTACAACCTGCGCACGGTGACCGCCGAGGAGCACGTGGTGAACCCGGCGCTGAGCGTTATCGCCAACCAGTACCTGGGCAAGGACGACTGGCATTTTCGTGAGGCGATGCAGCAAACTCTGATTGACGAGCACTACCACACGCTTATGCACCTGCGGGCCATCGAGCGAACCAAACTCGATCGCGCACTGGATCGGGATCTGGACTTGCCGCCATCCATCACTTACCTGCGCCTGAAGGCGCTGCGTGAAGAACTGCCCGAACAATGGCAGCGCGATCTGGCGGCGATCACCTTTGCGGTGGTGGCCGAGATCAGCGTCAATGCCTATCTCGACCTGCTGGCGGATGACCAGACCATTCAGCCGCAAAACCGCCGCGTCGCCGAACTGCACAACCGCGACGAGTATGCGCACAGCAAGGTGCTGGCCGAAGTGGCCAAAGTCATGTACGCGAACATGCAGCCTGAGCAGCGGGCGTTTTTCGCCGGTCATTTGTCGGTGGCGCTGAGTGCTTTTATCGCCCAGGACTACTCGATGTGGGAGGCGATTCTGACGCAACTCGGGGTCACGGATGCGGCGTCGATCATTGCCGACACTCGTGAGAGCAACAAGAACGCGACGATCATGCGTGACTACAGTGGCCTGCATAAACTGGCGCACGACCTGGGTATCAGCGAGCAGATCGATTTCGATTTTCGTCCGACCCTCAAAGCCACCGCAGCAGCCTGA